GCCTGGATAGCCTCAGCCTGCTCACGGGTGTAAGCATTCTGCTGAATCTTCTGCTGGAAGTTGGCAGCGGCAGCCTGCAACTGCTGGCCCTTCTGTGCGATAGTAGCCTGAATATTCTGACCCTTCTTCTCCAACACAGCAGCATACTCCTTAGCGAAGGTATACTGAGTCATGATAGAGTCAACCTCAACGTATGCAATCTTCAAATCAGCAGGAGCCTTGCTCTCAGACTTAGCCTCAACCTGAGGCTGTGACTTGTTGCATGATGCCAAAGACAAGGCAGCAACAGCAGCGATAGCCACTGAACTCAAAATGTTCTTTTTCATTTCCTTATAATCTTTTTATTTATACTTTCTCTTTTAATTATTAACACGCCTGATGATTAATACGCCTTGTTTGCCTCGCGCGCCTCACGGTCTTGATCAACCACGCAATGGATACCCATCTTGCGAAGACCCGGATTGTCGTGTACATGCTGCGAAGAGAACTTGCCGTTCTTCTTAAAAATCAGTTTCACACTGAATAATGCCATAGCAATAGCAATTATTAACAGACTAAATAGCAATAATTTTATCATTTTTATTATCTTTGCAGTGCCTTAATGCACTTCACGTTGCAAAGGTACGACTTTTCGGTCAAAAAGCAAAGGAAATTTCATAAATAAATGACTTTCTTGAAGCAAAAATAACAAATAAAGAGAATTATATATACAAAATAACATTATAAATGGAAAAAAATGATTTAAAACCTGCTCTCGTGTTCGAGCAGTTCGCTAAAATCAACGAGATTCCTCGTCCTTCTAAGCACGAGGAGAACATGATTGAGTACTTGAAGGAATTTGGCAAGAGCCACAACCTTGAGACTGTAGTTGATGAGACTGGCAACGTCTTGATTCGCAAGGCTGCCACCCCAGGATATGAGAATGCTGACACCATCATCCTCCAAAGCCACATGGATATGGTTTGCGATAAACTGGTGGATGTGGAGTTCGATTTCCACAAGGATGCCATCCAGACTTATGTGGATGGAGAATGGCTGAAGGCAAAGGGTACTACCCTCGGTGCTGACGATGGTATCGGATGTGCCATCGAGCTCGCCATCCTCGCAGCCGACGATATTGAGCATGGTCCTATCGAGTGCGTATTTACCCGTGACGAGGAGACAGGCTTGAGTGGTGCCGTAGGCATGAAGGCAGGCTTCATGACTGGCAAGATGCTCATCAACCTCGATTCTGAGGATGAGGGACAGATTTTCGTATCATGCGCAGGCGGTCAGACCACCAAGGCTACCTTCCACTTCAATCGTGAGGAGGCTCCAGCTGGCTATTTCTTCATGGAAGCTTCTCTGAAGGGACTCAACGGCGGTCACTCTGGCGATGACATCAACAAGAAACGCGCCAACGCCATCAAGGTACTTGCCCGTTTCCTCTTCTTGGAAAGCGAAAAGCTGAATGGTGAACTCCGCCTGGTTAGCTTCAACAGTGGCAAGATGCACAATGCCATCCCTCGCGACGGCAAGATTGTATTCGCAGTCAAGAACGAGGCAAAGGAGCAGGTACGTGCCGACTGGAATATCTTCGCTTCAGAGGTAGAGGATGAGTTCCACGTTACAGAGCAGTCGATGTTGTTCAACATGGGTTCTGCCGATGCAGCTCCTGTCATCGAGAAAGCTGTGGCAGATAAGTTCATCATGGCTTTGCAGGCTGTTGACAACGGTCCTCTTACCACTTGTCAGGACGAGGCGCTTGCCGAGATGGTTGAGACATCAAGCAATGTAGCAAGCGTCATCACCGATGAGAACAGCATCCACATCGTGGCTTCACAGCGCAGTAATGTAATGAGCAATTTGGATAATATGACCAACACCGTGAAGGCAGCCTTCCTCTTGGCAGGAGCTGAGGTAAATGTGGGCGGTAAGTATCCAGCATGGAAGATGCGTGCCAACAACAAGCTGACCGGCATCACCGTAAAGAGTTACGAGAAGCTCTTCGGCAAGGAGCCACTGGTCAAGGGCATCCACGCCGGTCTGGAGTGCGGTCTCTTCTCTGAGCGTTACCCAGACCTCGACATGGTAAGCTTCGGCCCTACCCTTCGCAACGTGCACACTCCAGAGGAAGCTCTTCTGATTCCTACCGTTGAGATGGTATGGAATCACTTGTTGGACATTCTCCGTAGCGTGAAGTAATGAAGAAGCTTATTTTCTTACTCACATTAGCTTTGTCGCTGGTCTTCACATCATGTGGCGACCGGCACAAAGCCAAGTCGCTCGTCAAGGATTTCCTCAACGAGAACCTTGAGAACGAAGATTGCAGCTATGAGCATTTCAGCCAGCTCAATCAGACGGCAATGATCGACTTCAACAAGGTGAAGTCGATGAGACAGGAGATGAGCAAGCTTCCATACATCAAGAAGAACATCGACTATAACGATGGCACGTTCCCAGACACCTTATTATATATAAGGGCCACCTATCAGTTGACCGATCATGATGGCAAGAAGCAGGAAATCACCCAGACATTCTATCTGGACAAGGCATTGACCCGAGTCATCGCCTTCAAGGAGAACTAAGACATAACAACCATAAAGGCTGCATTCCTGAAACATGAGGAATGCAGCCTTTTTTCGCATTATATCATAATACCATAAAATCATTATACCACCTACCCAAATGTCTATCTGATAGACATCGTCCATAACTACCCTAACTAGCCAACGCCTTCTTCATAAAGTCACGAACCCGCTTGCGGGCAAAACCCAGGCGATTTTCGGTATTTTTGTAACTCAAGTTGAGCGTTGTAGCGATTTCTCTCACCGGCATATTCTCATAAACATTCAAGCGATAAACACAGCTTTGCTTATCGGAAAGTTGGGCGATACCGCGTTCTAACATTTCGTTCACTTCCTGAGCCGAGAACAGCGACTCGACGCTCTCGGTACTTCTCGACCTCCAATTGCTTGTCTTGATGAAATGCTCGTACACCTCACCTTGCTGTCTGTGGCGCCAGTAGTCAGCAATCAAGTTTCTCGCCATGGTATAGACAAAACAAGGCAAGGTGATAGGCGTAATCATCTTCTTCGACTCCAACAGTTTCAAGAAAATGTTCTGCGCTATATCCTCAGCCTCATCCGCTATCGGCAGACGGGAATACACAAACGCCTTCAATTCTTCGAAATGCTTTGTGTAATAATCAGCTATTAAGCTGCGTTCTGATTCTTTGTTTCGTTCCATGATGGTGGTTCTGATTATTATATGCTTATTCGATTAAGTAATGCAAAGTTACAAAAAACGGATAACACTACCAAAGAAAAGGGACAAAAAAATGTGCTAAATGTCTACTTTGAAACATTTAGCACATATCTAGATACAATTTGTAACCTCAATGTTACATCTCGTAAAGTTATATACGTCTTTAAAGACCCTATTACTTAATCATATCCACACTTCTCTTCAGGAATGCATCGAGAGAAGCACCCTTCAGCATACCATTCTGCAACAGGGCGAGATCGATGAGCTGATGAACGATGTTGTTGTTCTTGGCATAGCCCGAGATGATATCATTGCGCTTAGCCTTCTCGTCGCTGATAGCCTTTTCTGTGTTGTGAACATCATCCTTCTCTTCCTGGGTAATCTCCTCTGGCTTCTTCTTACCCTGTTCCTGATGAAGCACTGCAAGGCGAGCTTCCTGACCCTTGATCTCTGCAAGGATTGGCTTCAATGCATCGGCGGTGTTAGCCTCAGCATCCTCCAATACCTTCTTCACCAAAGCATGGTCTGAGTTCAACACGATGTTATAGCTGTCTGGCATCTGACCATAGAAGTTCATGCCTGCCTGGAACTGGCTCATCGCCTTCATACGGCGCATGTACTCGTTCTGAGTGATGAGCACTGGCTGGTTCTGCTCACCCAAAGCCTGAATCTCAACAAAGAACTCAGCCTTGTCGAGCTTAGGCATCTGAGAGCGGAACACTTCTGTCAAGTTGTCAGACTGGTCTTTTGTCAAATCTGTCTTCTTGGCATCTTCCTTTACGATGAGGCGGTCGATGATATCTGCATCCACACGTGTGAAGCGGCTCTTCTCCAACTTCTGCTCCAGCATATTGACCATTGGGGTATCAAGCTGACCTTCCATCAGAAGCACTGAATAACCCTTCTGCTTGGCAGCCTCGATGTAAGAGTACTGCTCCTCCTTGTTGTTAGCATAGAGATATACCAGGTTGCCATCCTTATCGGTCTGGTTGTCCTTGATCAGCGTCTTGTACTCCTCGTAAGTGAAGTACTTGCCCTCTACATCCTTCAGGAGAGCGAAATCCTTGGCGCGATCGTAGAAGTCATCCTGTGAAAGCATACCGTAGTTGATGAAGAGTTTGAGGTCATCCCACTTCTCCTCGAATTCCTTGCGGTTCTCCTTGAAGATAGAGTTCAAGCGGTCTGCCACCTTCTTGGTGATGTAGGTAGAAATCTTCTTCACGTTGCTGTCGCTCTGCAAGTAGCTGCGGCTCACGTTCAATGGGATATCCGGTGAGTCGATAACACCATGCAGCAGGGTCAGGAACTCAGGAACGATGCCCTCTACCTGGTCTGTTACGAATACCTGGTTGCAATACAGCTGAATCTTGTTGCGCTGCATGTCAATGCTGTTCTTGATACGTGGGAAGTAGAGAATACCCGTCAGGTTGAATGGGAAATCTACGTTCAGGTGAATCCAGAACAATGGGTCGTCCTGCATTGGATAGAGGGTGTGATAGAACTTCTTGTAGTCCTCATCCTTCAAGGTGCTAGGAGTCTTGGTCCAGAGAGGCTCCACATTATTAATAATGTTATCCTCGTCTGTCTCCACGTTCTTGCCGTCCTTCCACTCAGTCTTCTTGCCGAAGGCTACAGGCACTGCCATAAACTTGCAGTACTTGTTCAGGAGTTCCTCAATCTTGTTTTTCTGAAGGAATTCCTTGCAGTCGTCAGCGATATGGAGAACGATATCTGAACCGCGGTCAGCCTTGTCAGTGTCCTCGATTTCGAAAGCAGGTGAACCATCGCAGCTCCACTTTACAGCCTTGCTACCCTCTTTGTAGCTCTTGGTGATGATTTCCACCTTGCTTGCTACCATGAAAGAAGAATAGAAACCGAGACCGAAGTGACCGATGATGGCGTTGGCATTCTCCTTGTACTTGTCGAGGAAGTCTGTTACACCAGAGAATGCAATCTGGTTGATATATTTATCGATTTCCTCCTCTGTCATACCGATACCACGGTCACTGATAGTCAGGGTACCAGCCTTCTCGTCGAGAGAGATGCGTACAGTAGTGTCGCCAATCTCACCCTTGAAGTCGCCCTGGGCAGCAAGAGTCTTCAACTTCTGTGTAGCATCCACAGCGTTGGAAACCATCTCACGAAGGAAGATGTCATGATCTGAATATAAGAATTTCTTGATGACAGGGAATATGTTCTCTGTCGTTACACCGATATTACCTTTCTGTGCCATAATTTATAATGTTTTATATGTTTTACTTTATTTATTTCTGCCTATTGCTTTTACAAATAGCGTGCCAAAAATACAGAAAAACATCATCAGAAAGAAATAACTGAACAAAATAAAAAGAAAGAAAAATAAAAATCAAGAGAAGGAGACAATAGGCTTAAGGGAAAATATAAATAGCCTTAAGACTAAATATATTTATCCTTAAGCCTAAAAATAATTAGCCTTAAGGATAAATATGAAGTAGGAAAACATCCTATTCATTGGAATGTTTCAACCGATGAGGATAATATTTAGAAATATCACAACACCCTGCAAGCACGGATACCTATTTGGGAAGGATGCTTCTGCATATAATTATAAAGTGTCATCGGTTCGTCAATCACTTTTTTGTGGATGCTGCTGGCATTGAGCAGATGCAAACCATCCTTGTGCCAGGAAGCGATTCCGATATGCGTGGTGTCCAACCCCTTCTTCCGGGTAATCATCAGAAGGATATCGCCATTCTTGATGGTATTTCTGAAAAGCTGGTTGTTGCGGATCTCTCCTTTCGGAATATAGCGGTAGCGCTTGCCATTGATGCTCTGTTCCAAAGCCCGGATGCCCGACTGCCATCGTGGATGAGCCGAAAGCATCTTGTAGCTGGATGGATGGGTAGACATCCAGTTTACGCTGATGGTCTGTATAGCCGTGAAAGGTGGATTGGTCTGAATATCCTTCACGATGCCTTCCTTTACGTTGTCATCTACCCAGAGTGTGAAATAATGCTGGCGCTTTACATACTCTACATCGCCACCAACATAGCGCACATGCTTGAGATGATTGCAAAAGGCTGCAAAACTGGTTTCGTGATTCTTGGCACACATCGCCAGAGCAGTCACGATTTCTACGTAGGTGGTGCAATCCAGTTCACGGGTATTCACCACAAGCTGCTCCTCCTTTGTTCTATCCAGGGTGCCGCCCACATAGGGGACACCCACAAACTGCTTTCCGAACCACATCATCCAGTTGGCAGGTTTCTTCTTCATCGCCTTTGCCTGTTGGAGCAAAGAAACAATTCGCATACTATCCTGGCTCTGATACACTACGCCAGATTTTGCCCAAGCCGGCATCACCATCATGAATGCCGCCGCACAAACCAAAAAATTATGCTTTACTTTCATTGTTTTACATTTTTATATTCCCGCTTCTTACCAAAATTCACGCCCACATAGATGTTCAGGGAGCCGAAGGAATTGTTGGTAGAGAAATGATCTTTATGATAATTGTAAGAATGAATGACAGAACTGATACCCGCATACCATTTGTCATTATTCCATACCACACCAAAACGGCCCACACCATCGATATTGAAGTTCTTGAAGTTGAAGTTCTTCAGGTTGAACTTGTCAAGTTCCGGATCGTCTGATCTGGAATGATTGTAGGCAAGTCCCACGGAAAGCGAGGCGTTGAAGAGCCAGTTCTTGGCAAACACCCAGTTGTAGCCATATCCCACTGTGGCAGAATAATCGCTATACCTCACCTTCGAGAACATCAGAGAGCTATCAATCCTTGCCTCCATCTGATTCCTTGCTTCCTGATTCAGCTGATTCATGGGATTCTGATTCAGCTGATTCCTGGATTTCTGATTCAGCCGTTCATCCACGATATTCGAAAGTTTATCCCAGTCCACTTCCAGCTGATGCTGGGTATATCCCAAGCCCGCCATCCACGAACCGGCGCTCAACTTCTGCTTCGTACTTTGCGAATAAGCTGCTGGATATGAGAATTTACGATGATTAAAGATATAGTAAAGGTTCAAGCCCTTGATGCTTCCTTTAAAGCCATCGAAAGATACCTTTTTGAGGACATCCGTATTCACATCATCACTCAAATCCATTCTTTGGATATGATAGTCATTACCCGTCTGTCGCCAGAACAAATCCACTCCGAGCAGACTGCTATACAGGCTTAGATTGAACTCCTTCTTGCTACTGTGGTCGCTCTTCATATTGATGTGCTTCAAGTCTATGGTATAACCCAGGAACACCCATCGCCATCCCAGATAAGGTCCCAATCGCCATGAAGGGTCAGGCGCAAACGAGATACGCTGTCCTTCCTCACCATAAAGGGTATAGACCTCATAGGTATTGGTATTCTGGAGCATCACGGTATAATTGTAATGCTGAGGCTCGATATACTGTTCGTTGATATTTGAAAACTCCCGAAAGAAATTCGTAAAAGTCTTTCCCAAACGGTGAAAGAAGGTTTTCTCATGTCGGGCACGCGTCAGGCTATCCTCAGAGTTTCCCTTGAACATCGTAGAGTTGAAAAGCGTTTTCATCAAAGAAGAATCGGCAACAGTCTTGTTCTGGTCAGTCTTGCTTTGGTCTGTCTTGCTTTGGTCAGTAGGCAATTGAAGAGAATCCCGCTCCACTGCCATCATTGGCAGCAAAGCGAGCAACCAGACTCCCACTAAAGACCAAATTCTTCTTTTCATCTTACTGACTCTTTGAAATTCTACAATTCAGTTCTTCAAAACACACGTTAGCACTTACAAAATCAAACGTTAGTTCTTCCAAAGCACGCGGTCGAGCACCCAGTTTACCGGAGTAGCCGAAACGCTGGTGCAAGTACAGGTGCTGATACCCTGCAGATGCTCTATCACATTCTTGATGATAGGCAGCTGCACATACGGCGGATTAGAAACGGTGATGCAGGTTCTACCCTCGCTTGTTATCAAGACGATAGGCTGATAGGTGAACACGGAGAACGAAAGCGAACCCTTATCACCGATAATCTCAATGCAGTCTTCCTTGGCACTCTCATGTCCCACGAAACACCAGCTGCCACTGCCCGTCACGCCACTTTCGAAGAAGAAACATGCCGATACCGTATCTTCAGCCTTATAGAGATGCGCACGGTTGGCAGGATAGCCATGGGCACGGGTAATCACACCAAAGAGGTCTTGCAACAGGTCTATCTGATGAGGCGCCAAATCGTAGAAATAGCCGCCACCAGCAATGTCTGGCTGCACACGCCAAGGCATCTCCTTGCCGCTTTTGTAATCCAAGTCACGGGGAGGCACCGAGAAGCGAACCTGTACATTGACTATTTCTCCGATAGTTCCACTGTTGATAATCTCCTTCACTTTCTGAAAGTAAGGAAGATACCTGCGATAGTATGCCACAAAGCAAGGCACACCGGTCTGCTCGCTGATTCTGTTGATGCGAATACAGTCGTTATAGCTTGCTGCCAAAGGCTTTTCTACGTATACAGGCTTGCCAGCATGCATCGCCAT
The Segatella copri DNA segment above includes these coding regions:
- a CDS encoding Gfo/Idh/MocA family protein, yielding MKQINWGFIGCGEVTEKKSGPAFNEVEGSQVVAVMSRSEQKARSYAERHHIRKWYTDAQELIDDPDVNAIYIATPPSSHATFAIMAMHAGKPVYVEKPLAASYNDCIRINRISEQTGVPCFVAYYRRYLPYFQKVKEIINSGTIGEIVNVQVRFSVPPRDLDYKSGKEMPWRVQPDIAGGGYFYDLAPHQIDLLQDLFGVITRAHGYPANRAHLYKAEDTVSACFFFESGVTGSGSWCFVGHESAKEDCIEIIGDKGSLSFSVFTYQPIVLITSEGRTCITVSNPPYVQLPIIKNVIEHLQGISTCTCTSVSATPVNWVLDRVLWKN
- a CDS encoding OmpH family outer membrane protein, translated to MKKNILSSVAIAAVAALSLASCNKSQPQVEAKSESKAPADLKIAYVEVDSIMTQYTFAKEYAAVLEKKGQNIQATIAQKGQQLQAAAANFQQKIQQNAYTREQAEAIQAGLQKQNNDLQGLQQRLSTEFAAEQEKYNKALHDSIANYLALYNKDKKYSIIFSKSGDNLLYADKAYDITNEVIAGLNKAYKGKVKGAEAAAPAKKK
- a CDS encoding N-acetylmuramoyl-L-alanine amidase-like domain-containing protein, whose amino-acid sequence is MKVKHNFLVCAAAFMMVMPAWAKSGVVYQSQDSMRIVSLLQQAKAMKKKPANWMMWFGKQFVGVPYVGGTLDRTKEEQLVVNTRELDCTTYVEIVTALAMCAKNHETSFAAFCNHLKHVRYVGGDVEYVKRQHYFTLWVDDNVKEGIVKDIQTNPPFTAIQTISVNWMSTHPSSYKMLSAHPRWQSGIRALEQSINGKRYRYIPKGEIRNNQLFRNTIKNGDILLMITRKKGLDTTHIGIASWHKDGLHLLNASSIHKKVIDEPMTLYNYMQKHPSQIGIRACRVL
- the htpG gene encoding molecular chaperone HtpG, whose translation is MAQKGNIGVTTENIFPVIKKFLYSDHDIFLREMVSNAVDATQKLKTLAAQGDFKGEIGDTTVRISLDEKAGTLTISDRGIGMTEEEIDKYINQIAFSGVTDFLDKYKENANAIIGHFGLGFYSSFMVASKVEIITKSYKEGSKAVKWSCDGSPAFEIEDTDKADRGSDIVLHIADDCKEFLQKNKIEELLNKYCKFMAVPVAFGKKTEWKDGKNVETDEDNIINNVEPLWTKTPSTLKDEDYKKFYHTLYPMQDDPLFWIHLNVDFPFNLTGILYFPRIKNSIDMQRNKIQLYCNQVFVTDQVEGIVPEFLTLLHGVIDSPDIPLNVSRSYLQSDSNVKKISTYITKKVADRLNSIFKENRKEFEEKWDDLKLFINYGMLSQDDFYDRAKDFALLKDVEGKYFTYEEYKTLIKDNQTDKDGNLVYLYANNKEEQYSYIEAAKQKGYSVLLMEGQLDTPMVNMLEQKLEKSRFTRVDADIIDRLIVKEDAKKTDLTKDQSDNLTEVFRSQMPKLDKAEFFVEIQALGEQNQPVLITQNEYMRRMKAMSQFQAGMNFYGQMPDSYNIVLNSDHALVKKVLEDAEANTADALKPILAEIKGQEARLAVLHQEQGKKKPEEITQEEKDDVHNTEKAISDEKAKRNDIISGYAKNNNIVHQLIDLALLQNGMLKGASLDAFLKRSVDMIK
- a CDS encoding DUF4421 domain-containing protein; translated protein: MKTLFNSTMFKGNSEDSLTRARHEKTFFHRLGKTFTNFFREFSNINEQYIEPQHYNYTVMLQNTNTYEVYTLYGEEGQRISFAPDPSWRLGPYLGWRWVFLGYTIDLKHINMKSDHSSKKEFNLSLYSSLLGVDLFWRQTGNDYHIQRMDLSDDVNTDVLKKVSFDGFKGSIKGLNLYYIFNHRKFSYPAAYSQSTKQKLSAGSWMAGLGYTQHQLEVDWDKLSNIVDERLNQKSRNQLNQNPMNQLNQEARNQMEARIDSSLMFSKVRYSDYSATVGYGYNWVFAKNWLFNASLSVGLAYNHSRSDDPELDKFNLKNFNFKNFNIDGVGRFGVVWNNDKWYAGISSVIHSYNYHKDHFSTNNSFGSLNIYVGVNFGKKREYKNVKQ
- a CDS encoding RNA polymerase sigma factor encodes the protein MERNKESERSLIADYYTKHFEELKAFVYSRLPIADEAEDIAQNIFLKLLESKKMITPITLPCFVYTMARNLIADYWRHRQQGEVYEHFIKTSNWRSRSTESVESLFSAQEVNEMLERGIAQLSDKQSCVYRLNVYENMPVREIATTLNLSYKNTENRLGFARKRVRDFMKKALAS
- a CDS encoding aminoacyl-histidine dipeptidase — encoded protein: MEKNDLKPALVFEQFAKINEIPRPSKHEENMIEYLKEFGKSHNLETVVDETGNVLIRKAATPGYENADTIILQSHMDMVCDKLVDVEFDFHKDAIQTYVDGEWLKAKGTTLGADDGIGCAIELAILAADDIEHGPIECVFTRDEETGLSGAVGMKAGFMTGKMLINLDSEDEGQIFVSCAGGQTTKATFHFNREEAPAGYFFMEASLKGLNGGHSGDDINKKRANAIKVLARFLFLESEKLNGELRLVSFNSGKMHNAIPRDGKIVFAVKNEAKEQVRADWNIFASEVEDEFHVTEQSMLFNMGSADAAPVIEKAVADKFIMALQAVDNGPLTTCQDEALAEMVETSSNVASVITDENSIHIVASQRSNVMSNLDNMTNTVKAAFLLAGAEVNVGGKYPAWKMRANNKLTGITVKSYEKLFGKEPLVKGIHAGLECGLFSERYPDLDMVSFGPTLRNVHTPEEALLIPTVEMVWNHLLDILRSVK